Part of the Aquabacterium sp. NJ1 genome, AGGACTTCGCCTGATCAGGCGGGCCCGGCCGCGGTGTCTGCAGCGGCCGCTGCCGCGCCCCCCTGCAAGGCCTGGCCCGCACGGCGCATCTTGAACCACTTCAAGAGCGCCATGTACAGGGCCTGGGTGTCCACCGGCTTGGACAGGTGGCCGTTCATGCCGGCGGCCATGCAAGCGTCTTTTTCTTCCTGCAGCACGCTGGCGGTCATGGCCACGATGGGCAGGTCACGCTGATCGGGCATCTGTCGGATCAGGCGCGTGGCCTGCAGGCCATCCATCTCGGGCATGTGCATGTCCATGAGCACCAGGTCAAAGGGCTGCTGCTGCACCAGGGCCACGGCCTCGGCACCATTCTTGGCGGGCGTCGTGTCCACACCGGCCATGGACAACAACTCCATGGCCAGCAGGCTGTTGATGGCGTTGTCCTCGGCCAGCAGCACCCTGGCGCCGCCATGTTCCTGGCGCAACAGGGCGGCGGCCTCTTCAGCGGACAAGGCGGGCGCATCCGGCGTGGCCTCGGCTTGAGGCGCGGCCTCGGCCACACCCAGCGGCAACAGGCACCAGAACACGCTGCCATGCCCCACCTGGCTGCGCACCCCGATGCGCCCGCCCATCAGCTCGACCAGGCTGCGCGTGATGGCCAGGCCCAGGCCCGTGCCACCAAAGCGGCGCGTGGTGGATTCATCAGCCTGCACAAAGGCATTGAACAGCTTGCCCGCCTGCTCGGCCGAGATGCCCACGCCCGTGTCCTGCACCTCGATGTGCAGTTGCACCTCGTGTTCACCACGTGGTTCGGCCCGCACCTTCAATGTCACCTGACCTTGTTCGGTGAACTTCACCGCATTGCTCAGCAGGTTGATGAGGACCTGCGACAGGCGCATGGCATCACCGTGCAGGCGAGACGGGCAGCCCTGCTCGTCCACCACCAGCGACAGCTGCTTCTCGCGGGCCTTGTCGCCCACCAGCGCCATGGCCTTGTGCAACAGCTCGGGCAGGTCGAAGTCTTCAGGCGACAGGGTGAACATGCCGGCTTCGATCTTGGACAGGTCCAGCACATTGTTGATGATGTCCAGCAGGTGCTCGGCGGCCTCCTGCACGGTGCGCAAGCGCTCGGCCTGGCCGGGCAGCAAGGGCCCTTGCTGGATGAGGTAGTTCACACCCATGATCGCGTTCATGGGCGTGCGAATCTCATGGCTCATGTTGGCAATGAAGGCACTCTTGGCGCGCGTGGCGGCCTCGGCCTTGTCGCGCGCGGCCTGCAGCTGCTCGGTGCGCTGGGCCACGGTTTCCTCCAGGTGATCGCGGTAGGTGGCCAGCTCGTTCATGCGCGCCTGCAGGCGGGTGTGCATGTCGTGCAGCGCTTGCGACAGCGCGCCGATCTCATCGGTCTGGCTGGGCCCCAGGTCGAACTGCGAGGGCTCGCCTTCACGCAAGGTGGCCGCCGCGTGTGCCAGCTGGTGCAAAGGCCGGGTGATGCGACCGGCCAGCCACCAGCTCAGCGCCACGAACAACGCTGAGGCCAGCATGCCCAGAAACAGCATGCGGTGCCAGAGCTTGTTGGCCGGGCCATAGACCCAGTCAGGGTCCTGGCGCAGCACCATGAGCAAAGGCGGCTTGCCCTCGCGCTCGAACCACCTCACGGGCGCCACCGCCGTCAACTGGTCACCCAGATCCGGCCAGGGGATGACCTGGGCCGAGCCACCCTGGCGCAATTCCTCGAAGCCAGCGGGGTTAACTGTCTTGCCCAACAGAGGCGTCGGGCCCAAGGTGACCTCGCCCGAGGGCGTCAGCAACAGCGTGTGCAATAGGCTGTCGTCCTGCGCCACCATGGCGCTGTGGATGTCCTTGATCCAGCGCCAGTTGAGCATGCCCACGATCACCCCGACCTTGCGGCCTTCGTAGTCCACCACGGGCACGGCCATGTCGATGAGTTGAACAGGCCTGCCGTCCACGTCGCGAGGCAGGAAGCGCGCCAGTGGACCTGCCGCCTGGGGCTTGCCCAGCCAGGGTGCCAGCATGCCGGACACAAACCAGGGTTGCGCTGAGAAATCATGGCCCTCCAGGCGGGCGCCGGTAGCGGTTGTCACCACACCACGCGCATTTGTGAGAGCCAGCCACTCGAACTCAGGGTGGCTGGCCCGGATGCGCTCCAGCGCCAGGCGCATGGCCCCGGCATCCACCAGCCCGCTGGCCACATCGGGCTGCGAAGCCAATTGCTGGATATCCCTCTGGCGCTCGGCCAGCGCCATGGACACGATCTGCCCCAGCACATTGGCCTCACGCCTTGCCGCATCACTCACCGCTTGTTGCAATTGATGCCGCTGGTCCTGCGCGAGCCACACCGAGAACAGAACAGCAAACAACACCCCGCTGAGGCCGATCGCCCAGGCAAATCGCGCACGCACACTGCGGTGTGGCCACAAAGGCATCAAACGATCAAGGGCGGTCATGATGACGTGCGGCCATCCGCTATGCTGAGATCAAACCAGGGTTGAGGTCACTCAAGCCCATCATAAACATTCGGAGCCTGTGCATGTCTGCGCGTCGTCTTTCCACCATGGTGGCTTGCGTCGGATTACTCATCCCCTTGACTTGCCTGGGGGAAGAGCTGGTGATCGCCACGGTGAACAACGGCCACATGATCACCTTGCAGGCCTTGTCCGGCGAGTTCGAACGCCAGCACCCCGACATCGAACTGAAATGGATCACGCTGGAAGAGGGCAAGCTGCGCCAGCAGGTCAGCCGGGATGTGGCCACAAAAGCAGGTCAATTTGACGTCATGACCATCGGGGCCTACGAGGCGCCGATCTGGGGCAAGCTGGGCTGGATCAGGCCCATCACGCCGGCCCCGTCGTATGACGTGGCGGACCTGCTGCCCACGATCCGGCAGTCGTTGAGCGTGAACGGCCAGCTCTATGCCCTGCCCTTTTACGGCGAAAGCTCCATGACCATGGTCCGGACGGACTTGCTCAAGGCCGCGGGGATACACCTGGGGCCCACGCCCACCTGGGATCAGATCAAGCAGGCCGCCGAACGCCTGCACGCGCCCGACAAAGACATCTACGGCATCTGCCTGCGAGGCAAGCCAGGCTGGGGCGAAAACATGGCCTTGATCTCGACCATGGTCAACACCTTCGGCGGGCAGTGGTTCAACATGGACTGGAAGCCCCAGCTGAACACGCCGCCCTGGCACCGTGCCGTATCGCTGTATGCGGACCTGCTCAAGTACGCAGGCCCACCCGGGGCCGTGGCCAATGGCTACAACGAAAACCTCGCCTTGTTCATGGCCGGGCGTTGCGCGATCTGGGTCGATGCCACCGTGGCCGGGGCTTTCGTGAACCAGGCCGATCAATCCAAGGTGGCAGGCAAGGTTGACTTTCTGCAGGCCCCGACGGGGTCGACACCCAAGGGATCCCACTGGCTGTGGACCTGGGCCCTGGCCATCCCGGTGAGCTCGCAGAAAGCCGCAGCCGCCCAGGCCTTCATCGAATGGGCCACGTCCAAGGAGTACATCCAGCTGGTGGCCAGGCGCGAGGGCTGGGCGGCCGTGCCATCGGGCACCCGAGAATCCACCTATGCGGCCCCCGCGTTCAGGCAGGCCAATCCCCATGCCCCTGTCGAACGCATGGCGATTGCCACGGCGAACCCGCATGACGCCACCTTGCCCAAGTCGCCCTACAGCGGCATCCAGTGGGCCTCGATCCCGGAGTTCCAGGCCATCGGCACGGCGGTAGGCCTGCAGATCAGCCGGTTGCTGCAAGAACCGGTCAGCGTCAGCGAGGTGCTGGAGAAATCGCAGCAGATCAGTGAACGCAAGATGCGCGAGGCGGGCTACATCCGCTGAGGCTTGAGCGGGTTCAAGGCCTTCACCACCTGCCCCAATGCGGCGGCCATGCGGTCCTCGTGGGTGTTGGCGTAACCCATGACCAGGCCATTGAAACCCGCGATGCCACCGGTGCCATACATGCTCAACGGCCGCGGGCTGACGCCGAGGTCAGAAGCACGCCGGGCCAGGTCCGTGTCGACCACGGCCTGCGGGCCACTGGCAGGCAGGCTGAGCACCAGGTGCATGCCAGCCTGGCCGCCCAGCACTTCAGCTGGCAGCGGCCATTGCGCCGAGAGTGCATCGCGCAAGGCGGCCTGGCGCAAGGCATACAGCCGGCGCATCTTGCGCAGGTGCCGTGTGAAGTGCCCCTCGTCGATGAATGCCGCCAGGGCCCGCTGCTCGAAGGGCCGGCCACGGCGCACCAGCTCACCCACCACGCCCAGCGCACGATCGGCCAGCGCCTGCGGCCACACGATGAAGCCCAGGCGCAAGGCCGGGAACATGGACTTGCTGAAGGTGCCCAGGTAGACCACGGGCGCATCATCCACCTGCCCCTGCATGGCGGCCAAGGGCGGCCCTTCATGGCGGAACTCGCTGTCGTAGTCGTCCTCCAGGATCCAGGCGCCACATTGGCGGGCTTGTTCGATCAGGCGCAAGCGGCGGGGCAGGCTCAGCACCGAACCCAGCGGGTACTGGTGAGATGGCGTGGTATAGACCATCCTGGGTGGTTTGTCCTGCCACCAGGCGTCGGGCGGCGCAATGCCATCTGCGTCCACGGTGACCGGCACCACCTGCAGCCCGGCTTGCTGCAGGGCTGTTCGCGCGCCGCCATAACCAGGGTGCTCGATCCAGACCGTGTCACCCACATCGGCCAGGATGTGGGCGCACAACTCGAGGCTGTGCTGCGTGCCATCGGTCACCGTGACCTGGTCAGCATGGCAGCGCACACCCCGCGCCGCGCGCAGGTAGGTGGCAATGGCTTGCCGCAACTCCGGCTCGCCCACAGCCTGACGGTAGCCCAGGTCCAGCGTGCTGCCTTGCTTCAGGGCCTTGTCGCACAGGCGCTGCCAGGTGGCGAACGGAAAGGCGTCCAGTGCCGGCATGCCCGGCATGAAGGGGCGCAGGTCGTCTTCTGGTGTGCGGCGGCGATCACAGCTGGCCACACGCTGCGACACGGGTGCACCTGCCGGCCATGCAGCCTGCCCGCGTATGTGAGCTGCCGCAGACACGGCCGTGGACACCGCCGCAAAAGCAGCCACCACCGTACCCTGGCGGCTGGGCTGCACATAACCTTCTGCAGCCAGTTGCTCGTAAGCATGGATGACGCCGTTGCGCGCCATGCCCAGGTCGCGCGCCAGATCACGGCTGGAGGGCAACACCGCACCGGCCTGCAAGCGCCCTTGCGCAATGGCCTCCTGCAAGGCCTGGTACAGCGTGCGTTGCAAGGCTTGCCGGCGCGCCCTGGCCATCGCCTTCAGGCGCCTGGCATCGAGCAGAAAGTGAAGATCGGCCATGAATTCGTGGCTCCATGAAATGGATGTTTCGTGGTTCTTTTCATAGTGCCATAACTTCCTTATCGTGATGGCATTCGATTTGATCAGGAGGCCCAGTCATGCAAGACCAACACACACCGCCAAGCGAGCGGGCTCGCGTCCGGCGCGCAGCCGACCGGGGGCATTACGACGCGGCCACCATCCAGGCCATCGTTGATGACGCCTGGCTGTGCCACGTGGCCTTCGCCTGCCCCGATGTGCTGTGCCTGCCCACGGCCTGCTGGCGTGTGGGCGATCGGCTCTACATCCATGGCTCCAATGGCAGCCGCATGATGAAGCACCTGGCCAGTGGTGCGCCGGCCTGCGTGGCCATCACGCACCTGGACGGCCTGGTCATGGCACGCTCGGCGTTTTCGCACTCGATGAACTTCCGTTCGGTGGTGATCCATGGCCACTTCACCGAGGTGTCCGACGAGGCCAAGCCCACCGTGCTGGCGGCGCTGATGGAGCACATCGCCCAAGGCCGTGCAAAAGACTCCCGCCCGCCCGATGCCAATGAGCTCAAGGCCACCACCGTGCTGGGCATCTCCTTGCACGAAGCCGCCGCCAAGATCCGCAACTGGGGCCCCAAGGACAAGGACGAAGACCTGGCCCTGCCCTTCTGGGCTGGCGTGCTGCCCCTGCGGCAACAGCAACTGCCTGCCATCAGCGAGTCTGGGTTTGAAGGTCCGCTGCCGGCCTATGCGCAAAGCTGGTCGGTACAGCAGGCACATGCCGGCTGACAATGACCATCCCATACCAACACATCAACAGGGCATCCCATGGCACACCTCTACACGGCCGAAACCATCTGGGAACGAGGCGAGCAGGTCTTCAGCGACAACAAGTACAGCCGCCAGCACCTGCTGCGCTTTGATGGCGGCATCGAGGTGCCGGGCTCGGCCTCACCGCGGGTGGTGCCCTTGCCCTTGTCGGTTGAAGCCGCTGTTGACCCGGAAGAGGCTTTTGTCTCGGCCATCTCCAGCTGCCACATGCTGTGGTTCCTGGGCATCGCCGCCGAACGCGGCCATGTGGTCGACCGCTACCACGACCAGGCCGAAGGCCTCATGAAGCGCAACGCGCAGGGCAAGGTGGCGGTCACCCACGTCACGCTGCGGCCGCTGATCGTGTTCTCGGGCAACCAGCGCCCCACGCCAGATGACATCGCCAACATGCACCACGAGGCACATGAGGCCTGCTTCATTGCCAACTCGGTGAAGACCGAGATCGTGGTCGAGCCGCGCTGAGAGGGCCGCCAACAGCCTGAAGCAGCGCCATGGCCGCTTGAATGCGGCCTGGCGTCAAGGCAGGCGCAAGGAGCTGGCCAGCTGATCAGGCCTGGCCTGGGCATCCCAGCCCCAATGGGCCAGCATGGGGGCCTGCAGGTGTGCCTGCAAGGTCGCCAGATTGGCGGCCTGCTCGGGCATGTGCGGGTCCACCACATTGGCCACCCAGCCGGCCAGGGTCAGGCCGCGCGCCAGGATGGCTTCCTGCGTCAACAAGGCGTGGTTGAGGCAACCCAGGCGCAAGCCCACCACCATGATCACCGGCAGCCGCAAACGCTGCGCCAGATCGGCGCTGGTCTCGAACACGCCATCCTGCTCGCTGAGCGGCACGATGAAGCCGCCGGCCCCCTCCACCACCACGGCATCGGCATGCTGTTGCAAGGCATGGAAGCTGGCTTCGATGTGGGACAAGTCGATCACGGTATCAGCCAGCTTCGCCGCGATGTGGGGCGACACGGCAGCCGGCAAGGCATACGGGTTGTCGAACGACGGGGGCACGTGCAGGCTGGACGCGGCCCGCAAGGCCACCACATCCTCGTTGAGCCATTCACCACCATGGCCATTGCCCCCCTCCACCCAGTCGCAACCTGCTGCCACGGGCTTCATGCCCACCACCCGTTTGTAGCCCGCATCGCGCAAGGCGTGGATCAAGGTGGTGCTGGCGCGGGTCTTGCCCACGCCTGTGTCGGTACCGGTGATGAAGTAAGCAGACATGGGTGAGATCAGGGCACGGGCACAACAGGTGCGGGTGATGCGGGCAAACGGTCGATGTCGGCCAGCACGGCATCCAGCACACGCAAGGCGCCCTCGGCCAGGAAGCGTTGATCAGACTCGCTCAGCACATAGGGCGGCATCACGTACAGGGTAGAACCAATGGGCCGCAACAGCAAGCCCGCATCCAGCGCCGCGCGGTGGTAGCGGGCAGCAAAGGTGGGCTCGGCCGTGTCCACATCCCAGGCCCAGATCATGCCGATGTGGCGCGTGGCCTTGATGCGGGGGTGACGCGTCAACGGTTCGGTCAATTGCGTGAAACGTTCGGCCGCCACGCGGTTGCGCGCCAGCACGTCCAGGCCTTGCGCGTCGCGCTCGGCGAAGGTGTCCAGCACGGCCAGCGCAGCGCGGCAGGCCAGCGGGTTGCCGGTGTACGAGTGCGAGTGCAGGAAGCCATGCACCACGCGCTCATCCCAGAAGGCGGCATACACATCGTCCGTCGTCAACACGGCCGACAAGGGCAGCACACCACCGGTCAGGCCTTTGCTCAGGCAGATGAAGTCAGGCTTGACGTGGCCGCCTTCACCACCTTCAGGCAGCACGGCATGCTGGTGCGCAAACAGCTTGCCAGTGCGGCCAAAGCCCACGGCGATCTCGTCGGCGATCCAGTGCACCTCGTATTGGTCGCACAGGCGGCGCACGGCGAGCAGGTACTCGGGCGCGTACATGGCCATGCCGGCCGCGCCTTGCACCAAGGGCTCCAGGATCAGCGCGGCCGTGTGCGCGTGGTGCTCGGCCAGGTAAGCGGCCAGGGCGTCAATGGCAGCCTGGGTGTGCGCCTGGGCCGATACCCCCGGGGCCGCATGGCGCGGGTCAGGCGATGGCAGCGTGGCACTCAAGCGCAGCAAGGGCGCATAGGCTTCGCGGAACAGCGGGATGTCCGTCACAGACAAGGCACCAGCCGTTTCGCCGTGATAGCCGCCTTGCAGACCGATGAACTGGTTCTTGGCTGCACGGCCGCGGTTGCGCCAGCTGTGGGCACTCATCTTCAGCGCGATCTCGGTGGCACTGGCGCCGTCGCTCGCATAAAAGGCGTGGCCCAGCCCCGTCAAGTCCGACAGGCGCTCGGACAGTTCGACCACAGGCGGGTGCGTCAACCCCGCCAGCATGATGTGATCGAGCTTGCCCAACTGGTCCGTGATCGCATCGCGGATCGGGCCGAAGTTGTGGCCAAACAGGTTGACCCACCACGAGGACACCGCATCCAGAATGCGTTTACCCTGATCGTCAATGAGCCAGGGGCCCTCGGCGGCCACGATGGCGCGCGGCGGGAAGTGCTCGTGCACCTTCATCTGCGTGCACGGATGCCAGACGGCCTGGCGGCTGCGCTCGGCCCAGTTGGTAGAAGTCATGGGGCGCAAGTATGCCGCGAGCGGCTCAACGCGGCATTGGTCGATGGAGCCAGCGCGACATGAGCCAACGCGCAATCAATGGGTCGGGCGATAGACGCAACGGTCACCCGCCGCGCGCGACACCGCCACGCTCGACACCTGCGGGATGTGCAGGCGCGCCTGCGCATAGATGAACACGCACAGGTTCTCCAAGGTGGGGGCACCCAGGCCGCTCACTTCGTCCAGGAAGTGGTGATCCAGCTGGCCGCGGATGCCGGCAATGACCTCGCGCAGCACGGCCAGGTCCACCACCATGCCCGATTCAGGCTGGCGCTCGCCACGCACGAAGATCTCGGCCGTGTAGGTGTGGCCATGAATGCGGCGGCTGCCTGCGGCTTCCTCGGCAGACACCTTGCGCTTGAGCGTGTGCGCGGCATCGAATGAAAAGGTCTGGCTCAACTCGAACATCAACAACAATCCTTCAGCGCTTCTTTCAGCGAATGCCCAGTGTCTTGTGGGTTTGCACGCTGAGCAACCAGCGCGGGTGGTCCAGGCACCATTGAACGGCCCATTCCATGGCTTTTTTCCGGTCCTGAGGCTGGGCGCTGTCCATGGCCTGCACCCGCATCTGCTTGAAGTCCAGCTGCTCGAAGGCCAGCAGGTCGGCCTCGGTGAAGCCGGCTTGCGGCACCACCACCTTCAATTCATGGCCCGATCGCTGGACCAGGGTCGAGCCGGCCTTGGGGCTGACACAGATCCAGTCCAGGCCCGCGGGCGCAGCGATCGTGCCATTGGTCTCGACCGCCAGCTCGAAGCCTTTTGCATGCAGCGCCTCGATCAAGGCCGTGTCCACCTGCAGCAGCGGCTCGCCACCCGTCATCACCACAAAACGCTGCCCCTGGGCCCCCGCCTCGGTGACCGGCCAGAACGAGGCAATGCGCTCGGCCAGGGCCTGCGCCGTGTCGAACTTGCCGCCGCCCAGGCCATCGGTGCCCACGAAATCGGTGTCGCAGAACTGGCAGACGGCCGAAGCCCGGTCGGCCTCGCGGCCCGTCCACAGGTTGCAGCCCGCAAAGCGGCAGAACACAGCCGGGCGCCCGGCATGTGTGCCCTCGCCCTGCAAGGTGTAGAAAATCTCTTTGACGCTGTAAGTCATCTCAACGCAGTCCTGTCCACCAGACCGTCAAGGCCGAAACCAGCACCAGACCCGCATAGGTCAACATGGCGCCATCCCGGCCGGTTATCAACAAGCCGACGATCAACACGGCCGCATTGGCCATCGAAGCCCATTTCACCTGGCGCAACCAGCCCGCGCTGCGCAAGGCCTTCCACCACACCAGGCGGGCCAGGCTGGGCACCAGCAGCGCCATGCCGAGCGCGGGCAAAAAGAAATTCAAGGCGTGGTTCAAGCCGTCCAGAAAACCCATGGGGCTCCTCAAGGGCAGCGCGTGATCCTGTTGCGGCATGGCCCCCGTTGCTCTCCAGCGCGCCAGTTGCTTTTCTGACTTTTCTGACGCGCTTTATGAAACGATCGGGGAACGATGAGAGGCGATGGCGGTCTTGCGCTGCATCAAATCCAGAGAAGTCGCTTTTCCCGCGTCAACCCAGGCAAAGGATGGGATTTTATAATCTTCTGCTATGACTGTCTTGACCCTGGGCTTGAACCACACCACCGCCGCCGTCGACCTACGCGGCCGGTTCGCGTTCGCAGTGGACCAACTGGCCCCCACGCTCAAGACCTTGCACCAGCGCCTGACGGGCTCGACCCACCCGGAAGTGGCCCTGCTGTCCACCTGCAACCGCACCGAGCTGTACTGTGCGGCAGGCGGTCTGGGCGGCCCGGTGCACACCCTGCGCCATGCGGCGGTGGACTGGCTCTCTGGCATCGGCGGCGTCTCCAGCGAAGAGCTGATGCGCCACACCTATGTGCTCGAAGGCGGCCAGGCGGCGCGCCACGCCTTCCGCGTCGCCAGTGGGCTGGATTCGATGGTGCTGGGCGAACCCCAGATCCTCGGCCAGATGAAGCAGGCCGTGCGCGAGGCCGATACCGCCGGCACCCTGGGCACGACCCTGCACCAGCTCTTCCAGCGCAGCTTTGCCGTGGCCAAGGAGGTGCGCACCTCCACCGAGATCGGCGCGCACTCGATCAGCATGGCCGCTGCCGCCGTGCGCCTGGCTGGCCAGCTGTTTGAAGACCTGGGCCGCACCAAGGTGCTGTTCGTGGGCGCCGGCGAGATGATCGAGCTCACCGCCACGCACTTTGCCGCCCGCAACCCGCGCACCATGGCCGTGGCCAACCGCACGCTGGAACGCGGCGAAAAGCTCGCCACCCACCTGGGCGCCCAGGCCATGCGCCTGGCGGACCTGCCCCAGCGCCTGCACGAGTTTGACATCGTCGTCTCCTGCACGGCCAGCACCCTGCCCATCATCGGCCTGGGTGCGGTCGAACGCGCGCTGAAGGCCCGCAAGCGCCGCCCCATCTTCATGGTCGACCTGGCCGTGCCGCGCGACATCGAACCCGAAGTCGCCCGCCTGGATGACGTCTACCTCTACACGGTGGACGACCTGTCCACCATGGTGCAGACCGCTGGCGAAAAGCGCCAGGCCGCCGTTGCCCAGGCCGAAGCCATCATCGAAACCGGCGTGCAAGGCTTTGTGCACTGGCTGGACCAACGCACCACCGTGCCCCTGATCCAGGCCCTGCACAGCCAGGCCGACGCCTGGCGCGCCGCCGAAATGGCCCGCGCCCGTAAGCTGCTGGCCAAGGGCGAAGACATCGAAGCCGTGCTCGAAGCCATGTCGCGTGGCCTCACACAAAAGATGCTGCACGGCGCCATGGCCGAGCTGCACAGCGCCGACACCAGCCAGCGCCCGCAGGTGGCCGCCGCCCTGTCGCGCCTGTTCCTGCGCGGCGAGCTGGTCCCCGGGCGCAACACCACCGCCAGCAGCCCACCCGACAAGGCCGAGCCCGGCCAGGCCAACCGACATGACCCGCAGGGGGACAAAGCGTGAGCGCCGGCCTGGCGCCCTCGCTTGCCTCTTCGCTCGACCGCCTGGCCCGCCGCCTGGAAGAGCTGGATGCAGCCCTGTCCGACCCCGTCATCGCGGCCGACAACAAGCGCTTTCGTGACCTGTCGCGTGAGCACGCCGAAGTCAGCAGCGTGTGCGACCTGGCCCAGCGCCACACCCGCCGCCAGCAAGACCTCGCCGGTGCCCGCCAGATGCTGGACGAAGCCGGTGAAGATGCTGACATGCGCGCCATGGCCCAGGAAGAAATCGCCCAGGCCGAAGCCGACCTGGCCCAGCTGGAAAGCCAGCTGCAGACCGCCCTGCTGCCCAAGGACCCGGACGACGCCCGCAACGCCTTCCTCGAAATCCGCGCCGGTACAGGCGGGGACGAGTCCGCCCTGTTCGCGGGTGACCTGGCCCGCATGTACACCCGCTACGCCGAACGCATGGGCTGGGCCACCGAGATCATGTCGGCCAGCGAATCCGACCTGGGCGGCTACAAGGAAGTGGTGCTGCGCATCGAAGGCCCCAGCGTCTACGGTCAGTTGAAATTCGAATCGGGCGGCCACCGCGTCCAGCGCGTACCGGCCACCGAAACGCAAGGCCGCATCCACACCAGCGCGTGCACCGTGGCCGTGATGCCCGAGCCGGACGAAACCGAAGCCATCAAGCTCAACCCGGCCGAGCTGCGCATCGACACCTTCCGCGCCAGTGGTGCCGGCGGCCAGCACATCAACAAGACGGACTCGGCCGTGCGCGTGGTGCACCTGCCCACCGGCATCGTGGCCGAGTGCCAGGACGGCCGCAGCCAGCACAGCAACAAGGCCAAGGCCCTGCAGGTGCTGCAAGCCCGCATCCAGGAAAAAGAGCGCAGCGAGCGCGCCGCCAAGGAAGCCGCACTGCGCAAAAGCCTGGTGGGCAGCGGCGACCGCTCCGACCGCATCCGCACCTACAACTTCCCCCAGGGCCGCCTGACCGACCACCGCATCAACCTCACGCTCTACAAGCTGCTGAGCGTCATGGAGGGTGAACTCGACGACGTGGTGGCCGCACTGCTGAGCGCCCAGGCCGCCGACCAGCTGGCCGAACTGGAAGCGGCCACCGGTGTCTGACGCCCCCATCAGCACGCCGCTGACCATCGCGCAGGCCATGCAGCACGCGCGCCAGCAAGGCGTGGATCGCCTCGAC contains:
- a CDS encoding hybrid sensor histidine kinase/response regulator encodes the protein MTALDRLMPLWPHRSVRARFAWAIGLSGVLFAVLFSVWLAQDQRHQLQQAVSDAARREANVLGQIVSMALAERQRDIQQLASQPDVASGLVDAGAMRLALERIRASHPEFEWLALTNARGVVTTATGARLEGHDFSAQPWFVSGMLAPWLGKPQAAGPLARFLPRDVDGRPVQLIDMAVPVVDYEGRKVGVIVGMLNWRWIKDIHSAMVAQDDSLLHTLLLTPSGEVTLGPTPLLGKTVNPAGFEELRQGGSAQVIPWPDLGDQLTAVAPVRWFEREGKPPLLMVLRQDPDWVYGPANKLWHRMLFLGMLASALFVALSWWLAGRITRPLHQLAHAAATLREGEPSQFDLGPSQTDEIGALSQALHDMHTRLQARMNELATYRDHLEETVAQRTEQLQAARDKAEAATRAKSAFIANMSHEIRTPMNAIMGVNYLIQQGPLLPGQAERLRTVQEAAEHLLDIINNVLDLSKIEAGMFTLSPEDFDLPELLHKAMALVGDKAREKQLSLVVDEQGCPSRLHGDAMRLSQVLINLLSNAVKFTEQGQVTLKVRAEPRGEHEVQLHIEVQDTGVGISAEQAGKLFNAFVQADESTTRRFGGTGLGLAITRSLVELMGGRIGVRSQVGHGSVFWCLLPLGVAEAAPQAEATPDAPALSAEEAAALLRQEHGGARVLLAEDNAINSLLAMELLSMAGVDTTPAKNGAEAVALVQQQPFDLVLMDMHMPEMDGLQATRLIRQMPDQRDLPIVAMTASVLQEEKDACMAAGMNGHLSKPVDTQALYMALLKWFKMRRAGQALQGGAAAAAADTAAGPA
- a CDS encoding sugar ABC transporter substrate-binding protein → MSARRLSTMVACVGLLIPLTCLGEELVIATVNNGHMITLQALSGEFERQHPDIELKWITLEEGKLRQQVSRDVATKAGQFDVMTIGAYEAPIWGKLGWIRPITPAPSYDVADLLPTIRQSLSVNGQLYALPFYGESSMTMVRTDLLKAAGIHLGPTPTWDQIKQAAERLHAPDKDIYGICLRGKPGWGENMALISTMVNTFGGQWFNMDWKPQLNTPPWHRAVSLYADLLKYAGPPGAVANGYNENLALFMAGRCAIWVDATVAGAFVNQADQSKVAGKVDFLQAPTGSTPKGSHWLWTWALAIPVSSQKAAAAQAFIEWATSKEYIQLVARREGWAAVPSGTRESTYAAPAFRQANPHAPVERMAIATANPHDATLPKSPYSGIQWASIPEFQAIGTAVGLQISRLLQEPVSVSEVLEKSQQISERKMREAGYIR
- a CDS encoding PLP-dependent aminotransferase family protein, producing MADLHFLLDARRLKAMARARRQALQRTLYQALQEAIAQGRLQAGAVLPSSRDLARDLGMARNGVIHAYEQLAAEGYVQPSRQGTVVAAFAAVSTAVSAAAHIRGQAAWPAGAPVSQRVASCDRRRTPEDDLRPFMPGMPALDAFPFATWQRLCDKALKQGSTLDLGYRQAVGEPELRQAIATYLRAARGVRCHADQVTVTDGTQHSLELCAHILADVGDTVWIEHPGYGGARTALQQAGLQVVPVTVDADGIAPPDAWWQDKPPRMVYTTPSHQYPLGSVLSLPRRLRLIEQARQCGAWILEDDYDSEFRHEGPPLAAMQGQVDDAPVVYLGTFSKSMFPALRLGFIVWPQALADRALGVVGELVRRGRPFEQRALAAFIDEGHFTRHLRKMRRLYALRQAALRDALSAQWPLPAEVLGGQAGMHLVLSLPASGPQAVVDTDLARRASDLGVSPRPLSMYGTGGIAGFNGLVMGYANTHEDRMAAALGQVVKALNPLKPQRM
- a CDS encoding pyridoxamine 5'-phosphate oxidase family protein, with protein sequence MQDQHTPPSERARVRRAADRGHYDAATIQAIVDDAWLCHVAFACPDVLCLPTACWRVGDRLYIHGSNGSRMMKHLASGAPACVAITHLDGLVMARSAFSHSMNFRSVVIHGHFTEVSDEAKPTVLAALMEHIAQGRAKDSRPPDANELKATTVLGISLHEAAAKIRNWGPKDKDEDLALPFWAGVLPLRQQQLPAISESGFEGPLPAYAQSWSVQQAHAG
- a CDS encoding OsmC family protein yields the protein MAHLYTAETIWERGEQVFSDNKYSRQHLLRFDGGIEVPGSASPRVVPLPLSVEAAVDPEEAFVSAISSCHMLWFLGIAAERGHVVDRYHDQAEGLMKRNAQGKVAVTHVTLRPLIVFSGNQRPTPDDIANMHHEAHEACFIANSVKTEIVVEPR
- the bioD gene encoding dethiobiotin synthase, translating into MSAYFITGTDTGVGKTRASTTLIHALRDAGYKRVVGMKPVAAGCDWVEGGNGHGGEWLNEDVVALRAASSLHVPPSFDNPYALPAAVSPHIAAKLADTVIDLSHIEASFHALQQHADAVVVEGAGGFIVPLSEQDGVFETSADLAQRLRLPVIMVVGLRLGCLNHALLTQEAILARGLTLAGWVANVVDPHMPEQAANLATLQAHLQAPMLAHWGWDAQARPDQLASSLRLP